A part of Papilio machaon chromosome 11, ilPapMach1.1, whole genome shotgun sequence genomic DNA contains:
- the LOC123721395 gene encoding cholinesterase 1-like produces MVQVRISDGVLEGKVTNNGHKGKIYSFRGIPYAQPPLGDLRFKAPQPVKPWNGVRDAKKLGNECYQYNIFSKTLNQGSEDCLYINVFSPNLKPTNPLPVMVWIYGGGFTCGSGSDESYGPNYLIRHDVILVTFNYRLEILGFLCLDTEDVPGNAGMKDQVAALRWVQKNISNFGGDPNNVTIFGESAGGGSVSFHLLSPMSKGLFKRAIPQSGLAIAHWATGFNVKERSLQLARELGCNSKDEKEIYEFFKALRFETLVKKHITVTYAETNKELLIVPFSIVVEKQFGDNERFMVAEPIEVLRNCGIHDGVDVMEGYTEDEGVVFLAAGKDVYKMISQANKYPEFLVPKTMSIYCPLIDQMEVGKMIKQFYFKDEDVSMDNLYNLLKYFGAESFKYPTILFQKICAKRGKNNIFLYKFTCKSELNVFKHIMGVEDFILRDKTLVSHGDDLPYIFHIKLLTDINPKIATNSRALKMIDQVTKLWTNFAKYGNPTPDESLGVIWKPYTLEGQDFLDIGENLVAGTRPDKDELEFWERIYTKYCPKYAP; encoded by the exons ATGGTACAGGTGCGAATCAGTGATGGTGTGTTAGAAGGAAAGGTGACCAATAATGGACATAAGGGAAAGATCTATAGCTTTAGAGGCATTCCTTATGCTCAACCACCACTAGGAGACCTGAGGTTCAAG GCACCTCAGCCAGTAAAACCTTGGAATGGAGTGCGAGATGCAAAGAAGTTAGGAAATGAATGTTAtcaatataacatattttccaAAACGTTGAATCAAGGAAGCGAGGATTGCCTGTACATTAATGTTTTCTCACCAAATCTAAAACCCACCAATCCGCTGCCGGTCATGGTTTGGATTTATGGCGGAGGTTTTACCTGTGGAAGTGGTTCCGATGAATCATACGgaccaaattatttaataagacaCGACGTTATCCTTGTCACGTTTAACTATAGACTCGAGATTCTTGGCTTCCTTTGCTTAGACACCGAAGATGTACCCGGCAATGCGGGCATGAAGGATCAGGTTGCTGCACTTAGATGGGTCCAAAAGAATATCAGTAACTTTGGGGGTGATCCTAACAACGTTACAATTTTCGGAGAGAGTGCCGGAGGGGGCAGCGTTTCTTTTCACCTTTTGTCCCCTATGAGtaaaggtttatttaaaagagcCATACCACAAAGCGGGCTCGCTATCGCTCATTGGGCTACAGGCTTTAATGTCAAAGAAAGGTCGTTGCAATTAGCTAGAGAATTAGGATGTAATTCAAAAGacgaaaaagaaatatatgagTTTTTCAAGGCACTACGTTTTGAAACACtcgtaaaaaaacacataacaGTGACGTATGCGGAAACAAATAAAGAACTTCTTATTGTGCCATTTAGTATTGTTGTAGAAAAACAATTCGGAGATAATGAACGGTTCATGGTCGCTGAACCTATTGAAGTATTACGTAATTGCGGAATACATGATGGTGTGGATGTTATGGAAGGCTACACCGAAGATGAGGGAGTTGTATTCTTAGCGGCCGGCAAggatgtttataaaatgatatcCCAGGCCAACAAGTATCCAGAATTTTTAGTGCCGAAAACTATGTCTATATATTGTCCTCTAATCGATCAAATGGAAGTTggtaaaatgataaaacaattctattttaaagaCGAGGATGTATCTATGGACAATTTGTACAATTTGCTAAAGTATTTCGGTGCAGAATCCTTTAAATATCCAACgattttattccaaaaaatTTGTGCAAAAAGAGgcaaaaacaacatttttctatataaatttacCTGCAAATCGGAACtaaatgttttcaaacatATAATGGGAGTCGAAGATTTTATATTGCGTGATAAAACTTTAGTCAGTCACGGGGATGATCTtccttatatttttcatattaaactattaacaGACATTAACCCAAAAATCGCAACAAACTCCAGAGCTTTGAAGATGATTGATCAAGTTACAAAACTCTGGacaaattttgcaaaatacGG TAACCCAACTCCAGATGAGAGTCTTGGTGTTATATGGAAGCCGTACACTTTGGAAGGACAAGATTTTTTGGACATAGGTGAAAATTTGGTGGCTGGTACCAGACCGGATAAAGATGAATTGGAATTCTGGGAAAGGATTTACACGAAATATTGTCCAAAATATGCACCATGA